From the Quercus lobata isolate SW786 chromosome 6, ValleyOak3.0 Primary Assembly, whole genome shotgun sequence genome, one window contains:
- the LOC115993752 gene encoding metalloendoproteinase 2-MMP-like: MAYNKAFSLFSFTLLLLLLLLPLHSHATSRNIHDKKSSPFEFLKHLQGCHKGEQVKGIHNLKAYLENFGYLSYNHSKNHTHTNDDDFDELLESAIKTYQLNYHLNATGTLDAKTVSTMMMPRCGVADISNGTNWMRSKKHHHRHGSLHTVSHYTFFQGNPKWPSSKYHLTYGFLPGTPTEAMSPVAKAFETWAANTHFKFSRAQDPTNANIKVSFHRRDHGDGHAFDGAGGILAHAWAPTDGRFHYDADEQWSVGAAPNAFDLETVALHEIGHLLGLDHSSVEGAIMWPNIRPGVTQGLHRDDIDGIKALYNF, encoded by the coding sequence ATGGCTTATAATAAAGCTTTTTCTCTGTTTTCATTCactctcctcctccttctcctcctccttcctcTCCACTCGCATGCAACTTCACGAAACATCCATGACAAAAAATCATCACCCTTCGAGTTTCTCAAACATCTTCAGGGATGTCACAAGGGAGAACAGGTCAAAGGCATCCATAACCTCAAAGCCTACCTCGAAAATTTTGGTTATTTGAGCTATAACCATTCCAAAAATCACACTCATACCAATGATGATGATTTCGATGAACTCTTGGAATCTGCCATTAAAACATACCAACTAAACTACCATCTCAATGCCACTGGAACTTTGGATGCCAAAACAGTATCAACAATGATGATGCCTCGTTGTGGGGTGGCAGATATCTCCAATGGTACGAATTGGATGCGCTCGAAGAAACATCATCACCGCCATGGCTCTTTACATACCGTCTCTCACTATACTTTCTTCCAAGGAAATCCCAAGTGGCCATCTTCTAAGTACCATCTCACCTATGGATTTCTTCCTGGCACTCCAACTGAAGCAATGAGTCCCGTCGCAAAAGCTTTCGAAACATGGGCTGCCAACACACACTTCAAGTTCTCAAGAGCTCAGGACCCCACAAATGCAAATATCAAAGTTAGTTTCCACAGGAGGGATCATGGAGATGGGCACGCTTTTGATGGAGCTGGTGGAATCTTAGCACATGCTTGGGCGCCTACTGATGGGAGATTCCATTATGATGCAGATGAGCAGTGGAGTGTTGGAGCTGCCCCAAATGCGTTTGACTTGGAGACTGTTGCATTGCATGAAATTGGGCATCTTCTTGGACTCGATCATAGCTCTGTTGAAGGGGCCATCATGTGGCCTAACATACGTCCAGGAGTGACCCAAGGTTTGCATAGGGACGATATTGATGGCATTAAAgccttatataatttttga